The genomic interval GTTAACTCAGACAGTTGTTATTATGGAATATATTAAACTACTTGCGTGGCCACTGCCTAGCAAGCTGAACATAGATTACGACGTTACGCTGGTAACCACCATCTGGGAGCCCTCCACGGCAATCTCCGCAGTGGTCACTATCGGCCTATTATGTTTTGCGTTTATATTTCTCAATAGAGCAAGGCTTCTGGCATTCTCTATACTCTGGTTTTTAGTGGTATTATTACCCAACAGCGGCTTCTTCCCACAGGGCGTGCGGGAGCTTATGGTCTGTTACAGGCTGTATCTTCCGAGCCTTGCATTTTATCTACTTCTTGTTGTGGGTGTTCATAAGGTATTTCGTTACGTGGGTGAATGGAAGGGAGTAGAACCAAGACGGCTTTATCTGGCAGAACTGGCAACACTTATCGCCATAGTCTTTTTCTACGGCATCTGCACATACGGACATAATAAAGTGTGGAAGACAGAGGTTTCACTGTGGGAGGATACGGTAAGAAAATCTCCCAATAAGATAAGGCCTCGCTATAATCTCGGCAAGGCCTACGAGTTGGATGAACTGCTGGATAAGGCCGAGGTAGAGTACATGAGATGTATAGAGATGTTTAAAGCGACTCCACGTTCTAGGCGACATTTAGGCATGGGGTCTTATTACCATGCCAGCCTTGCCCTGGCGGGTATTTATTCGCAGGGAGGCAAACATACCGAGGCCATAGACCTGTACAGGGAGTGCCTAAAAACTGTTTATTGGAAAGCCGACGGGCATAATAACCTGGGTCTCACCTACTACCGGGCGGGACTTTTAGAGGAAGCAGAAAGGGAATTCAGACTTGCTATAGAGCTTGACCCAGGGCTTAGTATTGCATACGAAAATCTAGGTGCGTTGTGCGAGGTAAAAGGGGAGATGAATGCGGCCCTGGCGGCCTTTACGGAGGCTGTAATGGCCGGCCCCAAAAATGCAAAGGCGCACATAAGATTAGGGCAGCTATGGTGGAATTACAAAAAGAGGCCCGACATGGCACTCATGCACCTGAACGCCGCCCTAAAGTCGGACTTAGACAAAGAGACCTTGAAAAGGGTCTTGCTAGCGATAGATATTATAAAGAAACAAGCATCACAACTACTTAGACCTCACACAGAAAAGGACCCTTGGTAGAAGGTCGTTCGTCTTTGCGAGTTAATATGCTTCCATGACTGGATGCCGGACCCGGCGTGGTGTATGAGAACAAGGGTATGCTGAGCGAGGCGGTAGATGCCTATACAAAGGCCCTCAAGACTGAACCCGATAATACGGAGGTGCGCATCAGGCTGGGCGAACTGTGGCTGAACCACAAAAGGAATCCCGGCAAGGCCATGCACTACCTCCGGGAGGCCCTGAAGGTCAGCGGCGACCGGGAGACCACTGAAAGGATTAAAGAGACCATACGGACTGTAGAGAAACATGGGTTGCCACGCCGTCCCGGTGATATGGTAAAAAACCATTGACATGGCTGCAAGGGTTCTACGGCTGTCTCGCCTCTAATCAAATGTTTATGCCTGTCCCGTCCCGTCAACTTTAGACTTTACATTCTCGATTAATTATTTATTCTAGTTGAGATTGAAAGGAGGCTTTTAGGCCGCCGGTAAGAGGGTGCAATCAGCGGTAGCTGCCGGCTCTGTCCCTTTACATTAAGGAAATAGAAAGATGTCAACTACCAGGACTGTTTTGATGGCACTGGCCGTCATTGCCTGCACCGTATATCCCTATGTTCCCGTTTACGCGGACTGGCAGAGTACCGTAAAGCAGGGAGATGAGCTATACGCAAAGAGGTCTGACAAGGACGGAAGGAAGGAACTCGAAGCGGCAATAAAGCAATATGAAGCGGCCGTAAAGGAAATTCCGGAGAAAGACGAGAAGGCGCGCGCCGGGGTGTACGTTAAGCTTTCCCGCGCCTATTACAAGATTGCGCAGTATTTTTCACAGAGTGATGACGACCGCTCGAACATGTCCGACAAGGGACAGAAGTGGGCCGAAAAAGCGATAGACATAGAGCCGAAAAACGCGGAGGCGCATTATTACATGGGTACGAACCTGGGCTTGTGGAGGAGCATACACAAGGCATCCTTCAGGGGCGGGCTGACGGGTGGCGGCATAAAGAAGGAGTTCCAGAAGGCGGCGGACCTCGACCCGAAGGGCCTCTACGGACAGCCCGACATGCGCACTGCCGAGTATCTGCTGGCCCGGGGTGATTCACAGAAGGCACTGGGTTATGCCAAGAAGGCCGTTGAGATACAGCCAAAACTGCTGATGAACAAGCTTATACTGGCGCAGGCCATGTGGGTGACCAACGACCAGATGGGCTCAAGGAAGGTTCTCGCGGAAATAGCCGCTCAGAGCGATGATATCATACCGTCGGAAATCCTGGAAAACAGAGATACCATTAAAGAGGCAAAACAGATCCAGGGGAATATAGCGAATAACAACGAACCGGACTGGTAGACCGTCCGTACACCGGATTGCTGTAGGCATACAAACGGGGCCTGAAAGCGGTATACCGCCATCTATTATCTTCTAGACAAAGGGGGTT from Candidatus Bathyanammoxibius amoris carries:
- a CDS encoding tetratricopeptide repeat protein, yielding MMTRWGELSMGLSVSDRGERRFHGLACLAIVLTGLVVYSNTIHSSFHFDDYHSIVDNAAIKDVRNIPQFLFTQRGVVQASFALNYYLSGLSVEGYHWTNICIHLLNGVLVYFLAIIILNQYISETRIRGTSRVPVLALFVALLFITSPVQTHTVNYVVERNGELASTFYLLSFVFFARAVSISSVSIPFYVLSIVFFLISTYCKEFAYTSFIMMFLFYLCFVSRDWHGWPRSLKLVLPYIAWAYMRTNGMETIPPPLGLKAAKVADVDTTTAAIGQPWEYLLTQTVVIMEYIKLLAWPLPSKLNIDYDVTLVTTIWEPSTAISAVVTIGLLCFAFIFLNRARLLAFSILWFLVVLLPNSGFFPQGVRELMVCYRLYLPSLAFYLLLVVGVHKVFRYVGEWKGVEPRRLYLAELATLIAIVFFYGICTYGHNKVWKTEVSLWEDTVRKSPNKIRPRYNLGKAYELDELLDKAEVEYMRCIEMFKATPRSRRHLGMGSYYHASLALAGIYSQGGKHTEAIDLYRECLKTVYWKADGHNNLGLTYYRAGLLEEAEREFRLAIELDPGLSIAYENLGALCEVKGEMNAALAAFTEAVMAGPKNAKAHIRLGQLWWNYKKRPDMALMHLNAALKSDLDKETLKRVLLAIDIIKKQASQLLRPHTEKDPW
- a CDS encoding tetratricopeptide repeat protein encodes the protein MVYENKGMLSEAVDAYTKALKTEPDNTEVRIRLGELWLNHKRNPGKAMHYLREALKVSGDRETTERIKETIRTVEKHGLPRRPGDMVKNH